Proteins co-encoded in one Gossypium arboreum isolate Shixiya-1 chromosome 11, ASM2569848v2, whole genome shotgun sequence genomic window:
- the LOC108472706 gene encoding B3 domain-containing transcription factor NGA1-like: MNFVQDEDHEKNDEVTRENTSNFPFSTSSSSATSKYKDTVAQQHQKHLWLGTLDSREDYKVQVPAIKFEKKLGQMDLSLGNNNEYQSNIGSCIGGDSGSTTRCIEKEHMFDKVVTPSDVGKLNRLVIPKQHAEKYFPLHSSSNEKGLLLNFEDRNGKSWRFRYSYWNSSQSYVMTKGWSRFVKEKKLDAGDTVSFQRGVGESGKHRLYIDWRRRPNAPDPTTLAHIQLQSQFNFPHSVRWGSLYSMPQPMCVPRNYEPLHCLNYSIYPNTHRQRQAITYGNAGQYYPRSSSGSHHHQIGAVQAGGAEPMVIDSVPVVQGNKTVAKRLRLFGVNMECPNTTQTESSSSFPHGTIGSDDSPHFSSFSRQSTLSNNNTSRQSGMQAEYSKKGKSSLSIDLDL, translated from the coding sequence ATGAACTTTGTGCAAGATGAAGATCATGAGAAAAACGATGAAGTGACAAGAGAAAATACGAGCAACTTCCCGTTTTCCACTTCCTCTTCTTCTGCTACTTCAAAGTACAAAGATACTGTTGCTCAGCAACACCAAAAGCACCTGTGGTTGGGAACCTTAGATTCTCGAGAAGATTACAAAGTCCAAGTGCCTGCtatcaaatttgaaaagaaaCTAGGGCAGATGGACTTGTCACTTGGCAACAACAATGAATATCAATCAAATATTGGAAGCTGTATAGGCGGAGATAGTGGTAGTACTACAAGGTGTATTGAGAAAGAGCACATGTTTGATAAAGTTGTCACACCTAGCGATGTAGGCAAGCTCAACCGCCTCGTAATTCCAAAGCAACATGCCGAGAAGTACTTCCCTCTCCACTCTTCATCCAATGAGAAAGGGCTGTTGTTGAATTTCGAGGATCGAAACGGCAAGTCCTGGCGGTTCCGCTACTCATATTGGAATAGTAGCCAGAGTTATGTGATGACCAAAGGGTGGAGCCGTTTCGTCAAGGAAAAAAAGCTTGATGCTGGTGATACCGTCTCCTTTCAGCGGGGTGTTGGGGAGTCGGGAAAACACCGCTTATACATCGATTGGAGGCGCAGGCCTAATGCACCCGATCCAACAACGCTTGCACATATACAGCTCCAAAGTCAGTTCAACTTTCCTCACTCTGTCCGGTGGGGTAGCCTCTACTCCATGCCTCAACCCATGTGCGTGCCTCGGAACTATGAGCCTTTGCATTGCTTGAACTACAGCATATATCCTAACACTCATCGCCAGCGTCAGGCAATTACTTATGGCAATGCGGGGCAATATTATCCAAGGTCATCATCTGGGTCACATCATCATCAAATTGGAGCAGTGCAAGCAGGAGGAGCGGAGCCTATGGTGATTGATTCGGTGCCGGTTGTTCAGGGTAATAAAACTGTAGCTAAAAGGCTAAGGTTGTTTGGTGTGAACATGGAGTGTCCTAATACTACACAAACTGAATCTTCCTCCAGTTTTCCTCATGGCACAATAGGTTCAGATGACTCTCCTCATTTCTCTTCGTTTTCCCGACAATCAACATTGTCCAATAATAATACTTCGCGACAGTCCGGAATGCAAGCTGAATATTCAAAGAAAGGAAAATCTTCCTTGTCCATTGATTTGGATCTCTGA
- the LOC108471018 gene encoding protein ARV 1-like — MEYRCVQCGFRIKTLFVQYSPGNIRLMKCVNCKAVADEYIECELMIVLIDLILHKPKAYRHVLFNVLNHERTHFQGLLWKSLVGFLVLDAYRSLLVKRPEEEWGTSMSISSFFWIYRKMLMDVFLGNYMFLCSFLFAIRSLLKTSAQFSRFRDLLLAILISSYFKILLTAMMVWEFPPAVIYIIDLFVLSSNTVALKVITKSTMNRCIGACFIAHAIKFCITQAFA; from the exons ATGGAATACCGGTGTGTCCAGTGCGGGTTTCGGATCAAAACCCTATTCGTTCAATACTCACCGGGAAACATTCGGTTGATGAAATGT GTGAACTGTAAAGCAGTTGCTGATGAATATATTGAATGTGAGCTCATG ATTGTTTTGATTGATTTAATATTGCACAAGCCAAAAGCATACAGACATGTACTTTTCAACGTTCTCAACCATGAAAGAACCCATTTTCAG GGTCTCTTGTGGAAGTCATTAGTTGGTTTCCTTGTACTGGATGCAT ACAGAAGTTTGCTTGTCAAAAGACCTGAGGAAGAATGGGGCACATCCATGAGCATTTCTTCATTTTTTTGGATATATCGTAAG ATGTTGATGGATGTATTTCTTGGGAACTATATGTTTCtgtgttctttcctttttgcaaTCAGGAGCCTGCTCAAGACATCAGCTCAATTCTCCAG GTTCAGAGATCTGTTGCTTGCAATTCTAATTTCAAGTTACTTCAAGATTCTTCTCACTGCCATGATG GTTTGGGAGTTTCCACCTGCAGTGATTTACATCATTGATTTATTTGTTTTATCATCTAATACAGTTGCACTAAAAG TGATAACCAAGTCAACTATGAATCGATGTATAGGGGCCTGCTTCATCGCACATGCCATAAAATTTTGTATAACACAAGCATTTGCTTAA
- the LOC108471017 gene encoding NAC domain-containing protein 4-like, translating into MNYVKGFRFHPTDAEAIELLWEKVQLDRDSFVQLGDSLVPVITQLNDICKFEPAELPGRSELVSGDNVWYFFCSPRYKYRNSKRKNRVTKKGYWNPTGKFRTIVTTCDGKKITGTRQALVFYKGRVCVKNKKANKTLWIMHEFELTLNLPNQKSLILCKLKKKYGKVNVSIGEEEQSNQYLPSSNLENHCTNNGIPKEQLNSTEQVAFNENSGIQSELVNNEQTIDEFVDSLLIKNDEFYSNQPYFVHDKQDPKNQEGFSDLTYQKLRTPNDRVWTMNEVGSSSALVANDPSYSDGDNNQHDTYFAEQGSILAFENHVLVDSISMGGSGFDEFLHDGLFMAELSPLPKPPKNPDEVQNHQFSTNEQDEFWNSIFITTD; encoded by the exons ATGAACTACGTCAAGGGATTCAGGTTCCACCCAACAGATGCTGAAGCCATCGAGCTTCTATGGGAAAAAGTACAACTCGATCGTGATTCGTTTGTCCAACTCGGTGATTCACTCGTTCCAGTCATTACTCAGCTCAATGACATCTGCAAATTCGAACCTGCGGAATTGCCTG GGCGGTCGGAGTTAGTGTCAGGTGACAACGTCTGGTATTTCTTCTGCTCACCAAGATACAAGTACCGTAATAGTAAACGAAAAAACAGGGTGACGAAGAAAGGTTACTGGAATCCAACCGGCAAATTTCGTACAATAGTGACAACATGCGATGGAAAGAAGATAACTGGAACCAGACAGGCCTTGGTGTTCTACAAAGGCCGTGTTTGTGTTAAAAACAAAAAAGCAAATAAGACCCTGTGGATCATGCATGAGTTTGAACTCACTCTcaatcttccaaaccaa AAAAGTTTAATTCTTTGTAAACTGAAGAAAAAATATGGGAAGGTAAATGTTTCGATCGGAGAAGAAGAGCAATCAAATCAATATTTGCCTTCTTCCAACTTAGAAAACCACTGTACAAACAACGGAATTCCAAAG GAGCAGTTAAACTCTACAGAGCAGGTGGCATTCAATGAAAATAGTGGAATTCAATCTGAGTTAGTCAACAATGAACAGACCATTGATGAATTTGTGGATTCTCTTCTTATTAAGAATGATGAGTTCTACAGCAACCAACCTTACTTTGTTCATGACAAACAAGACCCTAAG AACCAGGAAGGCTTTAGTGATCTAACGTATCAGAAGCTAAGAACACCCAATGACCGTGTTTGGACCATGAATGAAGTAGGGAGCAGTTCAGCTCTGGTAGCTAATGATCCATCGTACTCAGATGGAGATAACAATCAACATGATACTTATTTTGCTGAGCAGGGCTCTATCTTGGCTTTCGAAAATCATGTTCTAGTGGATTCCATTTCAATG GGAGGATCAGGGTTTGATGAGTTCTTACACGATGGGTTATTCATGGCTGAATTATCACCCCTGCCAAAACCACCTAAAAACCCAGATGAGGTTCAAAATCATCAGTTTAGCACCAATGAACAGGATGAGTTTTGGAATTCAATTTTCATCACTACTGATTAA